One window from the genome of Lentibacillus daqui encodes:
- a CDS encoding phosphotriesterase family protein: MGEWIETVTGKVPVADMGKTLIHEHFQFGYPGYSGDITLGPYNREDAVRAGIEAAKTVMKYGVKTVVDPTPNECGRDPEVLKDISEATGLQIVCATGYYYEGEGGTTYFKFRKSLGTAEKDIYNMFMEEINHGIAGTGIRPGIIKLASSKDEITSYERMFFDIAAEVHKETGIMLLTHTQEGTMGPEQARLLTGAGVDPVKIVIGHMCGNTDVDYHKQALETGVYIGFDRFGIQKLVGAPMDEARIETLVQLLDEGYEKQIMISHDSINYWLGRDPEMSEDVAHLVRNWHPAHVFENVIPALKHRGIPEATIESLFHL; this comes from the coding sequence ATGGGCGAATGGATAGAGACGGTTACTGGTAAAGTTCCTGTTGCAGATATGGGTAAAACACTGATTCATGAACACTTCCAATTTGGTTATCCAGGTTACAGCGGGGACATTACCTTGGGGCCATATAACCGGGAAGATGCAGTACGTGCCGGGATTGAAGCGGCCAAAACAGTCATGAAATATGGAGTGAAAACGGTTGTCGACCCAACTCCGAATGAATGTGGACGTGATCCGGAAGTTTTAAAGGATATATCGGAGGCTACCGGTTTACAGATTGTTTGTGCCACTGGATATTATTATGAAGGTGAAGGTGGTACTACTTATTTTAAATTCCGTAAGTCGCTCGGAACAGCGGAGAAAGATATTTATAACATGTTTATGGAGGAAATAAATCATGGTATCGCTGGAACGGGAATTCGACCGGGGATTATTAAACTAGCATCAAGCAAGGACGAAATTACGTCATATGAGCGAATGTTTTTTGATATCGCAGCAGAAGTCCATAAGGAAACAGGTATTATGCTACTTACTCATACCCAAGAGGGAACAATGGGACCTGAACAGGCAAGGCTTCTGACTGGTGCAGGAGTTGATCCAGTGAAGATTGTAATTGGCCATATGTGCGGAAATACTGATGTGGACTATCATAAGCAAGCACTGGAAACCGGCGTATATATTGGCTTTGACCGTTTTGGGATTCAAAAATTGGTTGGGGCACCAATGGATGAGGCACGAATTGAAACATTGGTACAGCTGTTGGATGAAGGATACGAAAAACAAATTATGATCTCCCATGATTCCATCAATTACTGGTTGGGACGGGATCCTGAAATGAGTGAGGATGTGGCTCATCTGGTTCGAAACTGGCATCCTGCACATGTGTTTGAAAATGTAATTCCTGCATTAAAACATCGGGGCATACCAGAAGCGACAATTGAAAGTCTGTTCCATTTGTAA
- a CDS encoding long-chain-fatty-acid--CoA ligase produces the protein MEMDKVWLKHYPEHIAKELEIPNQSLPEMLKETIANYGDHQAIHFYGKEITYQRLGELVDAFTAALQEERVNKGDRVAIMLPNCPQYVISYYGILQAGGIVTQLNPMLVGKELEYILTDSDAETIVIYEPLLPALNEVMDKTAVKRVIKVNLKGGENEDVIATGFEAFIKRASTPPVPAEIDAYEDIAILQYTGGTTGRSKGAMLTHSNLLANVMQSHEFFKDTFNLGSDRVLTVIPLFHVYGMTSCMNLAIYTGAMSIMLPRFKVDEVWQTIKDLQPTKFPGVPTMYIALLNHPDVSENDLVSLKVCNSGSAPMPGEVLRSFEGKTGAMILEGYGLSETSPSTHCNPSFGPRKTGSVGIGFPSTDYKIVDLADGTKELPPGEIGEIIIKGPQVMKGYWHMPEETAHALRDGWLYTGDIAYMDEDGFLFIVDRKKDLIIASGYNIYPRDVEEILYEYPAIQEAVVVGVPDPYRGETVKAVVVLKDGYACTQDEIIAYCRKNMAAYKVPRVVEFRKELPKTNVGKILRRKIREESVKAE, from the coding sequence ATGGAGATGGATAAAGTCTGGTTAAAGCATTATCCAGAACATATCGCAAAAGAATTGGAAATCCCGAATCAATCATTGCCGGAAATGCTAAAGGAAACGATTGCAAATTATGGAGATCATCAGGCCATTCATTTTTATGGAAAAGAAATCACTTATCAGCGACTTGGTGAACTGGTTGATGCCTTTACCGCTGCATTGCAGGAAGAGAGGGTTAACAAGGGGGACCGGGTGGCCATCATGCTGCCCAATTGCCCGCAATATGTAATCAGTTATTATGGAATTTTACAAGCTGGAGGAATTGTTACACAGCTAAATCCGATGCTTGTTGGGAAAGAATTAGAATATATTTTAACTGACTCGGATGCTGAGACTATTGTGATTTATGAGCCATTACTGCCGGCATTAAACGAAGTCATGGATAAGACAGCTGTTAAACGAGTGATTAAGGTTAATTTGAAAGGAGGAGAAAATGAAGACGTTATTGCCACAGGATTTGAGGCATTTATAAAACGCGCATCTACACCACCTGTACCTGCCGAGATTGATGCATATGAAGATATAGCAATTTTGCAGTATACAGGTGGAACAACCGGACGTTCCAAGGGGGCCATGCTTACCCATAGCAATTTATTGGCCAACGTGATGCAGTCCCATGAGTTTTTTAAAGACACATTTAATCTGGGAAGTGACCGGGTGCTAACGGTTATTCCGCTATTCCATGTTTATGGCATGACTTCCTGCATGAATCTGGCTATTTATACAGGAGCAATGAGTATCATGCTTCCACGATTTAAAGTGGATGAAGTATGGCAAACGATCAAAGATTTACAACCGACCAAGTTTCCTGGCGTACCAACGATGTATATTGCTTTACTGAATCATCCGGATGTCAGTGAAAATGATTTGGTAAGTTTGAAGGTTTGTAACAGTGGCAGTGCGCCGATGCCAGGTGAAGTTCTCCGTTCATTCGAAGGTAAGACAGGTGCAATGATTCTCGAAGGCTATGGATTATCAGAAACGTCCCCATCAACACATTGTAATCCCAGTTTTGGTCCTCGAAAAACTGGTAGTGTCGGGATCGGTTTTCCATCAACCGATTATAAAATAGTAGACTTGGCCGATGGAACAAAGGAACTTCCACCAGGAGAGATCGGTGAAATCATTATCAAGGGACCACAGGTGATGAAGGGGTACTGGCATATGCCGGAGGAGACTGCACACGCACTTCGGGACGGATGGCTGTATACGGGAGATATCGCCTATATGGATGAAGATGGATTTCTTTTCATTGTTGATCGTAAAAAAGATCTAATTATTGCGAGCGGTTACAATATTTATCCACGAGATGTGGAAGAAATCCTCTATGAATATCCAGCTATTCAGGAAGCTGTCGTTGTCGGTGTTCCCGATCCATATCGCGGAGAAACGGTCAAGGCGGTTGTTGTATTAAAAGATGGTTATGCATGTACACAAGATGAAATAATCGCGTATTGCCGCAAAAATATGGCTGCTTATAAGGTACCGAGAGTGGTGGAGTTTAGAAAAGAATTACCGAAAACAAATGTTGGTAAAATTCTACGTCGAAAAATCAGAGAGGAATCAGTGAAAGCGGAGTAG
- a CDS encoding class I adenylate-forming enzyme family protein — protein sequence MTLHYRLGEKPLHEYLIQNAIEQPKQTAYVFYGNSITWEQLSDKTQRLAQFLANRGIKKSSRVALFMQNCPQYIIGHFAIQMLGGIVVPLNPMYKEAELEYYMNEVEVQAVIAGQELYQQIENINDRLPALEFSLTTNYVDFLGNEVTLPLPDELQMEKKKVTGTYDMLEVIAQSDPIGEPEEINIWKDVGLMVFTSGTTGRSKAAMLTYGNALFKTAASANGYLINKQDQTLAAAPLCHIAGMVMGVNTPIYSAVSCVLLNRFDPEAAIKAIERYRVTKLYTVAPMNNAIIHYPEVEKYDLTSLKLNFATSFGMPVDEKLAETWKNLTDGCLMYEASYGLSETHTCDTFMPINQIKYGTCGIATYDTEFRIVDLETGEDLPPGQQGEIAVKNPGVFKGYLNRPEATEATLRDGWVFTGDIGMVDEDGYLYFNGRVKEMIKSSGFSVFPEDVEALLSDHEAVSQVAVVGVPDKNRGESVKAFIVLKPEYKNNVTEDEIVDWARDHMAAYKYPRNVEFLEQLPATSSGKILRRLLRE from the coding sequence ATGACATTGCATTATCGCCTTGGGGAAAAGCCGTTACACGAATATCTCATACAAAATGCAATCGAACAACCAAAGCAGACTGCATACGTTTTTTACGGAAATTCGATTACCTGGGAGCAGCTAAGTGACAAAACCCAACGTCTGGCTCAGTTTCTAGCAAACCGGGGAATTAAAAAAAGCTCCCGGGTCGCCCTGTTTATGCAAAATTGTCCACAATATATCATTGGCCATTTTGCAATCCAAATGCTTGGCGGGATTGTCGTGCCACTAAATCCAATGTACAAGGAAGCAGAACTTGAATATTACATGAATGAAGTGGAGGTTCAAGCTGTAATTGCCGGTCAGGAACTATATCAACAAATAGAAAATATAAACGATAGACTTCCTGCATTGGAATTTTCATTGACCACCAACTATGTCGATTTTCTTGGCAATGAGGTAACACTGCCATTACCAGATGAACTGCAAATGGAGAAAAAGAAAGTAACTGGCACATATGACATGCTGGAAGTAATTGCACAATCCGATCCAATCGGGGAACCGGAAGAAATAAATATTTGGAAAGATGTTGGATTAATGGTGTTTACATCGGGAACAACAGGAAGATCAAAAGCAGCCATGTTAACTTATGGAAATGCCTTGTTTAAAACAGCGGCATCAGCTAATGGATATTTGATCAATAAACAGGATCAAACATTGGCAGCTGCCCCGCTCTGTCACATTGCTGGCATGGTCATGGGGGTGAATACACCGATTTATAGTGCTGTTTCGTGTGTATTGCTCAACCGTTTTGACCCGGAGGCAGCGATCAAGGCGATTGAACGGTACAGGGTAACTAAATTGTATACGGTAGCGCCAATGAATAATGCGATCATTCATTATCCAGAGGTGGAAAAGTACGACCTGACATCATTAAAGCTTAACTTTGCTACTAGTTTTGGCATGCCTGTGGACGAAAAACTGGCTGAAACATGGAAGAACCTTACTGACGGCTGCCTCATGTACGAAGCATCGTATGGATTAAGTGAAACACATACTTGTGATACATTCATGCCAATCAATCAGATTAAGTATGGCACGTGTGGAATCGCCACCTATGATACGGAATTTCGGATTGTTGATCTGGAGACTGGTGAAGATTTACCGCCTGGTCAGCAAGGCGAAATTGCTGTGAAAAATCCGGGTGTTTTTAAAGGATATTTGAACCGGCCAGAGGCAACAGAAGCAACATTACGTGATGGCTGGGTGTTTACCGGAGATATTGGAATGGTGGATGAGGATGGGTATCTTTATTTTAATGGCAGGGTCAAAGAAATGATCAAATCATCCGGGTTCAGTGTTTTTCCGGAGGATGTGGAAGCGTTACTAAGTGATCATGAAGCTGTATCCCAGGTGGCTGTTGTTGGTGTCCCGGATAAAAACCGCGGCGAAAGTGTGAAAGCATTCATTGTCTTAAAGCCGGAATATAAAAACAACGTAACGGAAGATGAAATCGTGGATTGGGCAAGGGATCATATGGCTGCGTATAAATATCCGCGTAACGTGGAGTTCCTTGAACAATTGCCGGCAACATCCTCCGGTAAGATACTGCGGCGGCTTTTACGGGAATAG
- a CDS encoding acyl-CoA carboxylase subunit beta encodes MEKIKEANMEKAIDELIEKKDKAKLGGGSDKLKHQHELGKYTARERIDKLVDPGSFLELGLLAHSDQPGAEGKSAGDGVITGLAKVNGRPIVLQAADKTVFAGTEGMVYFRKTHAAHTFAVKRGFPLVCLMEGRGLRMPDGMGADGISQMLFPNELLLHRREVPMITAILGDSFGGPTWTAVSSDFVTQVKGTSMAVAGPRMLEIATGEKVTNEELGGWNIHADHTGQVERFAEDEDEAIAEIKQFLDYIPLNKGEEPPYQETSDDPYRSVDELINIVPTRQKRAYDMKKVVKRLVDDGVYFELKSSYGTALITALARINGRTVGIIANQPMKFAGAAGAKECDKATDFICLCDSYHIPLIFLHDIPGFRVSSEAEKLKMPTKIMVWNQALAQSTVPKISVVIRKSIGAAYGNMCGPTMGADFVVAWPTAEINFTGPEVGVNVVYGRELQTAENAKEKRQELLKTWGFDSSPYQAAGKYLIDDIIDPRDTRKFLSQTLEYACHKNGSKSERHLANWPTGF; translated from the coding sequence ATGGAAAAAATCAAAGAAGCAAACATGGAGAAAGCAATTGATGAATTAATCGAAAAAAAAGATAAGGCAAAACTTGGTGGCGGTTCAGATAAGCTAAAGCATCAGCATGAGCTGGGGAAATACACTGCCCGAGAGCGAATCGACAAACTTGTTGACCCTGGATCATTTTTGGAATTGGGGTTGCTTGCTCATTCCGATCAGCCCGGTGCTGAGGGAAAAAGTGCCGGAGATGGTGTTATTACAGGTCTGGCAAAAGTCAATGGTCGACCGATCGTATTACAGGCAGCAGACAAAACTGTCTTTGCCGGAACCGAGGGGATGGTGTATTTCCGTAAAACCCATGCCGCTCATACATTTGCCGTTAAGCGGGGTTTTCCGCTGGTTTGTTTAATGGAAGGCAGAGGACTTCGGATGCCAGATGGAATGGGAGCGGATGGAATCAGTCAGATGCTTTTTCCCAATGAGCTGTTGTTGCATCGAAGAGAAGTTCCGATGATTACCGCTATTTTGGGTGACAGTTTTGGCGGACCAACATGGACTGCTGTTTCCTCCGATTTTGTGACTCAGGTAAAAGGTACTTCAATGGCTGTAGCCGGTCCGCGGATGCTGGAAATTGCTACAGGTGAAAAGGTCACCAATGAAGAACTTGGCGGCTGGAACATTCATGCCGATCATACCGGACAAGTGGAACGGTTTGCGGAAGATGAAGACGAAGCAATTGCGGAAATAAAACAATTCCTGGACTATATCCCACTAAATAAAGGTGAAGAACCACCATATCAGGAGACGAGTGATGATCCCTATCGAAGTGTTGATGAATTAATAAATATTGTGCCGACTCGACAAAAACGAGCGTACGATATGAAAAAGGTTGTTAAACGGCTTGTAGATGACGGGGTGTACTTTGAACTTAAATCTTCATATGGAACCGCACTCATAACGGCATTAGCCAGAATCAATGGCAGGACGGTCGGGATTATTGCCAATCAGCCAATGAAATTCGCTGGTGCTGCCGGAGCTAAAGAATGTGATAAGGCGACCGATTTCATTTGTTTGTGTGACTCGTATCATATTCCATTAATCTTTTTACATGACATTCCTGGCTTTCGTGTTTCCAGTGAAGCGGAAAAGTTGAAAATGCCAACAAAGATTATGGTCTGGAATCAAGCACTTGCCCAATCAACTGTGCCAAAGATCTCCGTCGTTATTCGCAAAAGTATTGGTGCAGCCTATGGTAATATGTGCGGTCCGACAATGGGAGCCGATTTCGTTGTTGCCTGGCCCACGGCAGAGATCAATTTTACCGGACCTGAGGTTGGCGTCAATGTGGTTTATGGGCGGGAACTTCAAACTGCTGAAAATGCTAAAGAAAAACGCCAGGAATTATTGAAAACATGGGGGTTTGACAGTTCTCCATATCAGGCGGCTGGCAAGTATTTAATTGATGATATCATTGATCCGCGGGATACTAGGAAATTCTTGTCACAGACGTTGGAATATGCCTGTCATAAAAATGGTTCAAAAAGTGAGCGCCATTTAGCTAATTGGCCGACTGGATTTTAG
- a CDS encoding NADPH:quinone oxidoreductase family protein codes for MRSWKVTKLGEPKDVLALQDEPCPAVETGKLLIEVEATSLNFFDILLCQGKYQEKPPIPFTPGAEICGTIREAGEGCQLTAGQRVIATPELPAGGLSEWVCVSESSVYAIPEVMPANEAAGMFITYQTAYYSLFYRANLQAGEVLLVHAGAGGVGSAAIQLGKAKGVKVIATAGGPEKVEICKELGADVTIDYKATDFVKRVKEETNGQGANVIFDPVGGDVFDRSRKCIAFDGRILVIGFAGGRISDAPVNHALVKNYSIVGVHWGLFRKLNPSEVLNIHNQLMKLYEQRAIRPLVYQEYNLADVPNALEVLADRKTYGKLIARP; via the coding sequence ATGCGTAGTTGGAAAGTAACCAAACTAGGTGAACCGAAAGATGTGTTGGCATTGCAGGATGAGCCATGTCCTGCAGTGGAAACCGGAAAACTGTTAATTGAGGTAGAAGCCACATCCCTTAATTTTTTCGACATTTTACTTTGTCAGGGAAAATATCAGGAAAAGCCGCCAATCCCGTTTACGCCAGGGGCTGAGATTTGCGGGACTATCCGGGAAGCTGGAGAGGGTTGTCAGTTGACGGCGGGACAGCGGGTAATCGCTACACCAGAATTGCCAGCTGGCGGATTATCGGAATGGGTATGTGTTTCGGAATCATCTGTTTACGCCATCCCGGAAGTAATGCCTGCCAATGAAGCAGCCGGAATGTTCATTACGTATCAAACCGCCTATTATTCATTGTTTTACCGGGCGAATCTACAAGCTGGTGAAGTCTTACTTGTTCATGCGGGAGCGGGTGGTGTAGGTTCTGCCGCCATTCAGCTTGGAAAAGCCAAAGGGGTAAAAGTGATTGCTACTGCTGGTGGTCCGGAGAAAGTAGAGATATGTAAAGAACTCGGTGCAGATGTGACTATTGATTACAAAGCAACTGATTTTGTGAAACGTGTCAAAGAAGAAACGAATGGACAGGGTGCCAATGTAATTTTTGACCCTGTTGGTGGTGATGTATTCGATCGTTCCCGGAAATGCATTGCTTTTGATGGCCGTATCTTAGTGATCGGTTTTGCGGGCGGCCGTATTTCCGATGCCCCTGTAAACCATGCATTGGTCAAAAACTATTCGATTGTAGGCGTTCATTGGGGACTGTTTCGTAAATTAAATCCAAGTGAAGTCCTAAACATTCACAACCAGCTTATGAAACTTTATGAGCAAAGAGCTATTCGTCCACTAGTTTATCAGGAATATAACCTTGCAGATGTTCCCAACGCATTGGAAGTGCTGGCTGATCGAAAAACATATGGGAAATTAATTGCAAGACCATAA
- a CDS encoding SDR family NAD(P)-dependent oxidoreductase, giving the protein MRLANKVAIVTGGGGDIGRATALRFAQEGAKVMVADVSEENGLKTVRAIKQQDREAAFIRTDMTNPADVVQMVEKAADIFGQINILYNNAGINADEKKIPDVSLEEWQRVMDINITGVFLGLKYVLPHMESGSSIINTASIAGMKGQKLVAAYSASKSSVMALTKTAATEFGRKNIRVNAVAPGIIDTKMVDDWKKTDKWPILSTANALRRIGKPEEVANAVLFLASDEASFITGETLVIDGGTLNI; this is encoded by the coding sequence ATGCGATTAGCAAACAAAGTCGCCATTGTAACAGGGGGTGGCGGGGATATTGGCAGGGCCACGGCATTAAGATTTGCACAAGAAGGGGCCAAAGTAATGGTCGCTGATGTCAGTGAAGAAAATGGACTTAAAACTGTACGTGCGATCAAACAACAGGATAGAGAAGCTGCATTTATCCGTACAGATATGACTAATCCCGCTGATGTTGTACAAATGGTGGAAAAAGCAGCAGATATATTCGGTCAGATTAATATTCTATATAATAATGCCGGGATAAATGCGGATGAGAAAAAGATTCCCGATGTTTCGCTTGAGGAATGGCAACGGGTGATGGATATCAATATTACCGGTGTATTTCTTGGTTTAAAGTATGTTTTGCCACATATGGAATCCGGTAGTTCGATCATTAATACAGCCAGCATTGCCGGAATGAAAGGGCAAAAACTTGTTGCTGCTTATTCAGCCTCAAAGAGCAGTGTAATGGCTCTTACCAAAACAGCCGCAACGGAATTTGGCCGAAAAAATATTCGGGTGAATGCGGTTGCCCCAGGGATCATTGATACAAAAATGGTAGATGATTGGAAGAAAACGGACAAGTGGCCGATTTTGTCGACTGCCAATGCATTACGCAGAATCGGTAAGCCAGAAGAAGTGGCTAATGCGGTGCTGTTCCTGGCATCTGATGAGGCATCTTTTATTACCGGTGAAACTTTGGTAATCGATGGTGGTACATTGAATATATAG
- a CDS encoding acyl-CoA dehydrogenase family protein: MHLRLTDEQKMVQQTIRKFVEKELKPLENDVLRNEREGKPSLSAEKLDELQLKAKEAGFWGINTPAEYGGADLGQMMMAIVLMEVGKTFVPFQFGGSADNILYYGNEQQKQKYLIPTINGEKKSCFAMTEPGAGSDTRNIKTTAVKDGNEWVINGEKTFITGGNEADFVMVIAITDKERHQRTGREGVTCFIVDRNMGWKSEYIHTMGEWGPAGLVFDNVRVPEENVLGEVHEGYKLGLEWIGFARWVVGATAVGAAERLLQMAIDYAKERETFGKPIADRQAIQWQIADSAVEIEAARWIVLNAAFTLDIGEDNRHLASMAKLYGSNMGNRVVDRVLQIHGGMGYTKELPIERWYREARLWRIYDGTDEIQRLIIARNLLKGNVKLGQFM; the protein is encoded by the coding sequence ATGCATTTACGTTTAACCGATGAGCAAAAAATGGTGCAGCAAACCATCAGAAAATTTGTTGAAAAAGAATTAAAACCACTGGAAAATGATGTGCTAAGAAATGAACGAGAGGGCAAGCCAAGCCTATCAGCAGAAAAGTTGGATGAATTACAATTAAAAGCAAAAGAAGCGGGTTTTTGGGGGATCAATACACCGGCAGAATATGGTGGTGCTGATCTTGGGCAAATGATGATGGCCATCGTGTTGATGGAGGTTGGCAAAACGTTTGTACCATTTCAATTCGGTGGCTCTGCCGATAACATTCTTTATTACGGGAATGAACAACAAAAACAAAAATACTTAATTCCAACCATTAATGGCGAGAAAAAGTCGTGTTTTGCTATGACCGAACCTGGCGCAGGATCAGATACAAGAAATATTAAAACAACTGCGGTTAAGGACGGCAATGAATGGGTCATTAATGGTGAGAAAACATTTATCACCGGTGGAAATGAAGCCGATTTTGTCATGGTGATTGCAATCACTGATAAGGAACGTCATCAGCGAACCGGAAGAGAAGGGGTTACCTGTTTCATTGTTGACCGGAATATGGGATGGAAATCGGAATATATTCATACAATGGGAGAATGGGGACCAGCCGGCCTTGTTTTTGACAATGTACGTGTACCGGAAGAAAACGTTTTGGGCGAAGTGCATGAAGGCTATAAGCTTGGCCTGGAATGGATTGGTTTTGCCAGATGGGTTGTTGGCGCGACCGCTGTCGGTGCTGCAGAACGCCTGTTGCAAATGGCAATTGATTATGCCAAAGAACGGGAAACATTTGGCAAACCAATTGCGGATCGGCAGGCCATCCAGTGGCAAATTGCTGATTCTGCAGTTGAGATCGAGGCTGCCAGATGGATTGTGCTAAATGCCGCGTTTACACTTGATATCGGGGAAGATAACCGCCATCTGGCATCGATGGCTAAACTTTACGGATCCAATATGGGTAACCGGGTTGTCGACCGTGTCCTGCAGATTCATGGCGGGATGGGTTATACCAAGGAATTACCGATTGAACGCTGGTATCGTGAAGCAAGACTTTGGCGCATTTACGATGGTACAGATGAGATTCAACGGTTAATTATCGCTAGAAATCTATTAAAAGGTAATGTAAAATTAGGACAATTCATGTAA
- the fabG gene encoding 3-oxoacyl-ACP reductase FabG, which yields MTNRFAGKVAFVTGGSRGIGKGVAQKFAEEGAKVAIIDINEEALSAAAQEFTNKGYEVLTKTADVTNADEVEAVVEEVVNTFGSLDILVNNAGVIRDNLLFKMTDSDWQQVMDVHLKGSFNAARAAQKYMVKNKYGRIINTSSTSALGNRGQANYSTAKAGLQGLTKTLAIELGKFGITVNAVAPGFIETDMTKATAERIGISFDELVEASVSQIPVGRSGKPEDIANAVAFFADEASSFVNGQVIYVAGGPKD from the coding sequence ATGACAAACAGGTTTGCAGGAAAAGTAGCTTTCGTAACAGGTGGCAGCCGTGGAATCGGTAAAGGTGTCGCACAAAAGTTTGCCGAAGAAGGTGCCAAAGTAGCAATTATTGATATTAATGAAGAAGCATTAAGCGCAGCAGCACAAGAGTTCACCAATAAGGGTTATGAGGTCTTGACCAAAACAGCTGACGTTACCAATGCGGACGAGGTGGAAGCAGTCGTAGAGGAGGTGGTCAATACATTTGGTTCGCTCGATATTTTGGTCAACAATGCCGGAGTTATCCGGGATAATCTATTATTTAAAATGACGGACAGTGACTGGCAGCAGGTCATGGATGTCCATTTGAAAGGATCGTTCAATGCCGCCCGGGCAGCGCAAAAATACATGGTGAAGAATAAATATGGCCGGATTATTAATACATCATCAACATCAGCATTGGGTAATCGTGGACAAGCGAACTATTCTACCGCAAAAGCCGGATTACAGGGGTTAACCAAAACCCTGGCGATTGAACTTGGTAAATTCGGCATTACCGTAAATGCAGTTGCACCAGGATTCATTGAAACTGATATGACAAAAGCAACTGCTGAACGAATAGGTATTTCATTTGATGAATTAGTGGAAGCAAGTGTCAGTCAGATACCGGTTGGCAGAAGTGGAAAACCGGAAGACATTGCTAATGCGGTGGCATTTTTCGCTGATGAAGCATCGTCATTCGTAAATGGTCAAGTGATCTATGTTGCCGGAGGGCCAAAGGACTAA
- a CDS encoding MaoC family dehydratase N-terminal domain-containing protein, whose translation MFADAIGKRSEKIKNVVERGMVKKFAEAIKDPHPIFIDEAYGKKSRYGGNIAPPTFPRVFEFGEINDLTLPNKGLIHGEETYHYERPLLVGETIYCYSEVADYYEKKGNNGLMGFIVLKRYGEDLEGKTIFTEEQVVIITEAVRKELVR comes from the coding sequence ATGTTTGCCGATGCAATTGGAAAACGGTCGGAAAAAATTAAAAATGTGGTAGAACGAGGAATGGTCAAAAAATTTGCGGAGGCCATCAAGGATCCTCATCCGATATTTATTGATGAAGCATATGGGAAAAAGTCACGATATGGCGGGAATATTGCCCCGCCAACATTTCCCCGGGTTTTCGAATTTGGGGAGATCAATGATTTAACCTTGCCAAATAAAGGCTTAATTCACGGAGAAGAAACCTATCATTATGAACGACCATTACTTGTAGGAGAAACGATTTATTGTTATTCCGAAGTCGCCGATTACTATGAAAAAAAAGGAAATAATGGACTGATGGGATTTATTGTTTTAAAAAGATATGGAGAAGACCTTGAAGGTAAAACCATCTTCACGGAGGAACAGGTAGTTATCATTACCGAAGCGGTGAGAAAGGAACTGGTACGATGA
- a CDS encoding MaoC/PaaZ C-terminal domain-containing protein, whose amino-acid sequence MKQLLDLQQGESLPEVTLDPVSRIDLIKYAGASGDYNPIHTIDDEAKKAGLPGIIAHGMWTMGNLAKLFTPYLEDGFIQDYQIRFSGMVFLQDLITLKARLKEVNEKQLNFQVMAVNQDGKEVIKGTVNFLLYA is encoded by the coding sequence ATGAAACAATTACTCGATTTACAACAAGGGGAATCACTTCCGGAAGTAACACTTGACCCTGTGTCACGAATCGATCTAATTAAATATGCTGGGGCCTCTGGGGATTATAATCCAATTCATACGATTGACGATGAGGCCAAAAAAGCTGGGTTGCCTGGTATTATTGCTCATGGCATGTGGACAATGGGAAATCTCGCTAAATTATTCACTCCTTATTTGGAAGATGGATTTATCCAAGATTACCAGATACGCTTTTCCGGAATGGTTTTCTTACAGGATCTGATTACCTTAAAGGCAAGATTAAAAGAAGTGAACGAAAAGCAATTGAATTTTCAAGTAATGGCAGTAAACCAAGATGGGAAAGAAGTTATTAAAGGGACAGTGAATTTTCTATTGTATGCATAA